Proteins found in one Corynebacterium canis genomic segment:
- a CDS encoding alpha/beta hydrolase → MNLARRLAAPVTALALAAAALASAGTAAAADLNPAQVAGDIPLATINPSARTDVPEPVWRQKIAGRDDAREVWIFSPSMQRDVPFVLIPAKEDNRPTIYLLNGADGGEGTANWIMQTNVIDFYREKNVNVVIPMSGKFSYYTDWVEEVPSLGGKQNWETFLTKEVPGPVEKFLKASNKRAIVGMSMTGTTSLLYAEHNPGFYDAVGSYSGCAATSRGTAVWYLDETLKRGNVTREQMWGPLGTGTWHYNDALINAEKLRGTEVYVSNGSGMSGEYDTLSNPRLGNNSIAQANVKILGGAIEAATNQCTHDLKAKMDQLNIPGDFKFRPTGTHSWGYWEEDLTTSWPTFERGFND, encoded by the coding sequence ATGAACTTAGCGCGCCGCCTCGCCGCACCGGTCACCGCTCTCGCTCTGGCAGCAGCTGCCTTGGCGTCTGCCGGTACCGCTGCCGCCGCAGATTTGAACCCCGCCCAGGTTGCCGGCGATATCCCGCTTGCCACCATTAATCCGAGCGCTCGCACAGATGTGCCAGAACCGGTGTGGCGTCAAAAGATCGCCGGCCGCGATGATGCTCGAGAGGTTTGGATTTTCTCCCCTTCCATGCAGCGTGATGTCCCCTTCGTGCTCATCCCCGCCAAGGAAGACAACCGCCCGACCATCTACTTGTTGAACGGCGCGGACGGCGGCGAAGGCACGGCTAACTGGATCATGCAGACGAACGTGATTGACTTCTACCGCGAGAAGAACGTCAACGTGGTTATCCCCATGTCCGGCAAGTTCTCCTACTACACGGACTGGGTTGAAGAGGTCCCGTCGCTCGGCGGCAAGCAAAACTGGGAGACCTTCCTCACCAAGGAAGTGCCTGGCCCGGTGGAGAAGTTCCTGAAGGCTAGCAATAAGCGCGCGATCGTCGGTATGTCCATGACCGGCACCACCTCGCTGCTGTACGCCGAGCACAACCCCGGTTTCTACGATGCGGTCGGCTCCTACTCGGGTTGCGCCGCCACGTCTCGCGGCACCGCCGTGTGGTATCTGGATGAGACCCTGAAGCGCGGCAATGTCACCCGCGAGCAGATGTGGGGCCCGCTCGGCACCGGCACGTGGCACTACAACGATGCCCTGATCAACGCGGAGAAGCTGCGCGGCACCGAGGTGTACGTGTCCAATGGTTCCGGCATGTCCGGCGAGTATGACACGCTTTCGAACCCCCGCTTGGGCAATAACTCCATCGCGCAGGCGAACGTGAAGATCCTGGGTGGCGCCATCGAGGCCGCCACGAACCAGTGCACCCACGACCTGAAGGCGAAGATGGATCAGCTGAACATCCCAGGTGATTTCAAGTTCCGCCCCACCGGCACCCACTCCTGGGGCTACTGGGAAGAGGACCTTACCACCTCCTGGCCCACCTTCGAACGCGGTTTTAATGACTAG
- a CDS encoding alpha/beta hydrolase: MSFVRRLIAPATALTLAVAALTTAGPAMAAELNPAQVAGDTPLATINPSARTDIDPPVWREKLNGRNDVREIWAHSPSMNRDVPFVIIPAQEANRPTIYLLNGADGGEGSANWIMQTDVIDFYREKNVNVVIPMSGKLSYYTDWVSEVPELGGKQNWETFLTKELPGPIEGYLKASNKRAIVGMSMTGTTSLLYAEHNPGFYDAVGSYSGCAGTSRGVQVAWVDEVLKRANLNHEQMWGPLGTPIWHYNDALINAEKLRGTEVYASNGSGMTGEHDAMSSPRVQGNSLARGNLVVLGGGIEAATNQCTHDLKAKMDQLGLPADFKFRPTGTHSWGYWQEDLRDSWPTFERAFNK, encoded by the coding sequence ATGTCCTTTGTGCGTCGTCTCATCGCACCAGCAACTGCCCTGACCTTGGCCGTAGCCGCGTTGACCACAGCTGGCCCCGCCATGGCGGCGGAGCTTAATCCAGCACAGGTTGCTGGCGACACGCCGTTGGCAACCATTAATCCAAGCGCACGCACAGATATTGATCCCCCTGTTTGGCGGGAAAAGCTGAATGGCCGTAACGATGTCCGCGAAATTTGGGCACATTCGCCGTCCATGAACCGCGACGTGCCGTTCGTGATTATCCCGGCGCAGGAAGCTAACCGCCCGACGATTTACCTGCTCAATGGCGCCGATGGCGGCGAGGGTTCCGCGAACTGGATCATGCAGACGGACGTGATTGACTTCTACCGCGAGAAGAACGTCAACGTGGTTATCCCGATGTCCGGCAAGCTGTCCTACTACACGGACTGGGTGAGCGAGGTCCCCGAGCTGGGCGGCAAGCAGAACTGGGAGACTTTCCTCACTAAGGAGCTTCCTGGCCCAATCGAGGGATACCTCAAAGCGAGCAATAAGCGCGCGATCGTCGGCATGTCTATGACCGGCACCACCTCGCTGCTGTACGCCGAGCACAACCCCGGCTTCTACGATGCCGTTGGCTCCTACTCCGGTTGCGCCGGCACGTCCCGCGGCGTCCAGGTTGCATGGGTGGATGAGGTACTGAAGCGCGCCAACCTGAACCATGAGCAGATGTGGGGCCCGTTGGGCACCCCGATTTGGCACTACAACGATGCCCTGATCAACGCCGAAAAGCTGCGCGGCACCGAGGTGTACGCTTCCAACGGTTCCGGCATGACCGGCGAGCACGATGCGATGTCCAGCCCCCGCGTCCAGGGCAATTCGCTGGCCCGCGGCAACCTGGTTGTATTGGGCGGCGGCATTGAGGCTGCGACGAACCAGTGCACCCACGACCTGAAGGCGAAGATGGACCAGCTGGGCCTCCCCGCGGACTTTAAGTTCCGCCCCACCGGTACCCACTCTTGGGGGTACTGGCAGGAGGATCTCCGCGATTCTTGGCCTACTTTTGAGCGCGCATTTAACAAATAG